Proteins encoded together in one Betaproteobacteria bacterium window:
- the thpR gene encoding RNA 2',3'-cyclic phosphodiesterase, giving the protein MGSRPIADTAHVRLFFALWPDAAARAHLGRWAADLHRSCGGRRTRDEQLHVTLAFLGKVPLGQLPMVRALAGRLTVPAFTLDFDAPGYWPRKRLVWAAPGRIPESLATLARELAESLPGAGLEIEARSYFPHVTLIRDAGQPAAAPCGRFSWEVRDFVLVESQLGPGGSRYRVAGRWPLTPHQSASPDDDAMANTETEGRCGGEKSCGKR; this is encoded by the coding sequence ATGGGATCTCGCCCCATCGCTGACACGGCGCACGTTCGGCTCTTCTTCGCGCTGTGGCCGGACGCCGCAGCGCGCGCGCATCTGGGCCGCTGGGCGGCCGACCTGCATCGAAGCTGCGGCGGTCGACGCACGCGCGACGAGCAGTTGCACGTGACACTCGCGTTTCTTGGCAAAGTGCCGCTCGGGCAGCTGCCGATGGTGCGCGCGCTCGCCGGAAGGCTCACGGTTCCGGCCTTCACCCTCGATTTCGACGCACCCGGTTACTGGCCGCGGAAGCGCCTGGTGTGGGCGGCACCGGGCAGGATTCCGGAGAGTCTCGCGACGCTGGCACGAGAACTGGCGGAGAGCCTGCCTGGGGCCGGATTGGAGATCGAGGCGCGGTCGTACTTTCCGCATGTCACCCTGATCCGCGACGCCGGGCAACCGGCAGCAGCTCCATGCGGGAGGTTCTCATGGGAAGTCAGGGACTTCGTCCTGGTCGAATCGCAGCTCGGACCGGGGGGTTCGCGCTATCGGGTCGCCGGGCGCTGGCCGCTCACGCCGCACCAAAGTGCCTCGCCTGATGACGACGCGATGGCAAACACGGAAACAGAGGGTCGTTGCGGAGGGGAAAAAAGCTGCGGAAAACGTTAA
- a CDS encoding 2-C-methyl-D-erythritol 2,4-cyclodiphosphate synthase, whose translation MMRVGQGFDVHALVAGRRLVIGGVEIPFDRGLAGHSDADVLLHAVTDALLGAAALGDIGRHFPDTDPRYRGVDSRVLLRETARLLAEHGFRVVNVDSTVITETPRLARYIPAMVENIAADLAVPANAVNVKAKTAERLGFIGRGEGIVAEAAALIAEIWVE comes from the coding sequence ATGATGAGAGTCGGCCAGGGTTTCGACGTGCATGCGCTGGTCGCGGGTCGGCGCCTCGTCATCGGTGGGGTCGAGATACCGTTCGACCGTGGTCTGGCCGGCCACTCCGATGCCGACGTCCTGCTGCACGCGGTGACCGACGCGCTGCTCGGGGCGGCGGCGCTGGGCGATATCGGACGTCATTTTCCGGATACCGATCCGCGCTACCGCGGTGTCGACAGCCGCGTGCTCCTGCGCGAGACAGCGCGACTACTCGCCGAGCACGGTTTCCGCGTGGTCAACGTCGACTCCACGGTCATCACGGAAACGCCGCGCCTCGCGCGCTACATCCCGGCAATGGTCGAGAACATCGCTGCCGATCTCGCGGTTCCCGCGAATGCCGTCAACGTGAAGGCGAAGACCGCCGAGCGGCTCGGCTTCATCGGCCGCGGCGAAGGGATCGTCGCAGAAGCGGCCGCCCTCATTGCCGAGATCTGGGTCGAATAG
- a CDS encoding 2-C-methyl-D-erythritol 4-phosphate cytidylyltransferase — translation MARFRSAIDVSRYFALVPAAGYGARMGGTLPKQYLPLLDHSLLYHAVRPLVDAGFIARVFLVLSPTDERYRRQDWRALGARLVALHCGGETRAASVLAGLRAMAGEVADDDWVLVHDAARPCIDGELLQRLKQEVDDDAVGGLLALPVADTLKRGDADGRVLRTESRADLWQAQTPQMFRYRLLVDALSHAGTDAVVTDEASAIEHLGHRPRLVMGDSRNLKVTYPQDLALAELILKTALR, via the coding sequence ATGGCGCGCTTTCGATCGGCGATAGACGTGAGCCGCTATTTCGCACTGGTTCCCGCGGCGGGCTACGGCGCCCGCATGGGCGGAACACTCCCGAAGCAGTATCTGCCGCTGCTGGATCACTCGCTGCTCTACCACGCGGTGCGGCCGCTGGTCGATGCGGGCTTCATCGCACGCGTTTTTCTCGTGCTGTCGCCGACGGACGAACGTTACCGCCGCCAGGACTGGCGTGCCCTTGGCGCACGCCTGGTCGCACTGCACTGCGGCGGCGAGACGCGTGCCGCCAGCGTGCTTGCCGGCCTGCGGGCGATGGCGGGCGAGGTCGCCGATGACGACTGGGTGCTCGTGCACGATGCGGCGCGGCCGTGCATCGACGGCGAGCTCCTGCAGAGACTGAAGCAGGAGGTCGACGACGATGCAGTGGGCGGTCTGCTGGCACTGCCGGTGGCGGACACGCTCAAGCGCGGCGATGCCGACGGGCGCGTGCTGCGGACCGAGTCGCGCGCCGACCTGTGGCAGGCGCAGACACCGCAGATGTTTCGCTACCGGTTGCTCGTGGACGCCTTGAGCCACGCCGGCACCGACGCCGTGGTGACGGACGAGGCATCGGCCATCGAGCATCTGGGTCACCGGCCGCGGCTCGTCATGGGCGACAGCCGCAACCTCAAGGTCACCTATCCGCAGGATCTCGCGCTCGCTGAGCTCATCCTGAAGACGGCGCTGCGATGA
- a CDS encoding AAA family ATPase, giving the protein MESPAPSACRRLEAREDAVKPLTPDQLVRRCDPASFPFETTAELPDVDAFFGQQRAVDAVRFGIGMRHEGFNLYVMGPPGIGKQTLVERCLAAEAAHRPAPSDWCYVMNFADARRPRALRLPAGRGEGLRRDMADFVDELKAAIPAIFASEEYRTRREAIDQTYAEREQTSFRALGEEAQKLGIAVLRTPGGFTLAPLKDGEVIDADAYEKLPEDEKAISDAHLADLQERLHRFLAGLPRWGREHREHIRTLNQEFARHAVDHVIDDVRSAFRDLPQVLEYLDQVRADIVDNAEFFLKAEVPAPQPGTGADPASILRRYQVNLIIDHGGAQGPPVVLLDHCALPDLVGRVEHVAQLGALVTDFSLIKAGALHRAHGGYLLLDVVKLLTQPFAWEALKRCLRSGKVHIDALADHWGLAPTVSLEPEPLPLDAKIVLFGDRLFYYLLHEYDPDFRELFKVQADFSERIPRTAEGIEFYARFAATVGRRDGLVPLDRSAVAGLVEYGARRSEDGQKLSTHLQDLADLLREIDYWARAAGKSIAGRDEVERAITARMARADRLRDEVHDAILRDILVIDSTGMRVAQVNGLSVLRLGDFEFAEPTRITATVRLGEGDVLDIQREVEMGGALHSKGVMILASFLGARFARTAPLSLAASLVFEQTYDSVEGDSASLAELCALLSALAEVPLRQSLAVTGSIDQHGRVQAIGAVNEKIEGFFDLCAKRGLTGAEGVLIPAANVDQLMLRQDVVDAAREGRFAVYAVATVDEAIELLTGLPAGAPDARGVMAEHGINARVQTRLHEFSLVRRDFGRRGKHRFMRHHD; this is encoded by the coding sequence ATGGAATCGCCCGCACCGTCCGCATGTCGGCGCCTGGAGGCAAGAGAAGACGCCGTGAAGCCGCTTACCCCCGATCAACTGGTTCGGCGCTGCGACCCCGCCTCGTTCCCCTTCGAAACCACGGCCGAACTGCCGGACGTGGACGCGTTCTTCGGTCAGCAGCGGGCCGTCGACGCCGTGCGCTTCGGGATCGGGATGCGCCACGAGGGCTTCAACCTCTACGTGATGGGCCCGCCGGGGATTGGCAAGCAGACCCTCGTCGAGCGCTGTCTGGCGGCGGAGGCTGCACATCGACCTGCCCCCTCGGACTGGTGCTATGTCATGAACTTCGCGGATGCACGCAGGCCGCGGGCGCTGCGGCTGCCAGCGGGGCGCGGTGAGGGTCTGCGCCGTGACATGGCGGATTTCGTGGACGAACTGAAGGCGGCGATCCCGGCGATCTTCGCGAGCGAGGAGTACCGCACTCGCCGCGAAGCGATCGACCAGACCTACGCCGAACGCGAGCAGACGTCTTTCCGGGCGCTCGGCGAGGAGGCGCAGAAGCTCGGTATCGCCGTGCTGCGCACGCCGGGCGGCTTCACGCTCGCGCCGCTCAAGGACGGCGAGGTGATCGATGCGGACGCGTACGAAAAGCTGCCGGAGGATGAAAAGGCGATCAGCGACGCGCATCTCGCCGACCTTCAGGAGCGTCTGCACAGATTTCTTGCCGGTCTGCCTCGCTGGGGGCGCGAGCACCGCGAGCACATCCGGACACTCAACCAGGAGTTTGCGCGGCATGCGGTGGATCACGTCATCGACGATGTCCGATCCGCTTTCCGGGACCTGCCGCAGGTACTGGAGTACCTCGACCAGGTCCGCGCCGACATCGTCGACAACGCGGAATTCTTCCTCAAGGCGGAAGTGCCCGCCCCGCAGCCCGGAACGGGAGCCGATCCGGCAAGCATACTGCGGCGCTATCAGGTCAACCTCATCATCGACCACGGCGGCGCACAGGGTCCTCCGGTCGTGCTGCTCGACCATTGCGCACTGCCCGATCTCGTGGGCCGGGTCGAGCACGTCGCCCAGCTTGGCGCGCTCGTCACGGACTTCTCTCTGATCAAGGCGGGCGCCCTGCATCGTGCCCACGGCGGCTATCTGCTGCTCGATGTCGTGAAACTGCTGACGCAGCCCTTCGCATGGGAGGCGTTGAAGCGCTGCCTGCGCAGCGGCAAGGTCCACATCGATGCGCTGGCCGATCACTGGGGATTGGCACCGACCGTTTCGCTGGAGCCGGAGCCGCTGCCGCTCGACGCGAAGATCGTCCTGTTCGGTGACCGCCTCTTCTATTACCTGCTGCACGAGTACGACCCCGACTTCCGCGAGCTCTTCAAGGTGCAGGCGGACTTCTCCGAGCGCATTCCCCGCACCGCGGAAGGCATCGAGTTCTACGCCCGGTTCGCCGCCACGGTCGGCCGGCGCGACGGGCTGGTTCCTCTTGACCGCAGTGCCGTTGCCGGGCTGGTCGAATACGGCGCCCGCCGCAGCGAAGACGGCCAGAAGCTTTCGACGCACCTCCAGGATCTCGCCGATCTGCTGCGCGAAATCGACTACTGGGCGCGCGCCGCGGGCAAGTCGATCGCCGGACGCGACGAGGTCGAGCGCGCCATCACCGCCCGCATGGCCCGGGCGGACCGTCTGCGCGACGAAGTCCACGACGCCATCCTCCGCGACATCCTCGTCATCGATTCGACAGGCATGCGGGTGGCTCAGGTCAACGGCCTGTCGGTGCTGCGCCTGGGCGATTTCGAGTTCGCCGAGCCCACCCGTATCACCGCGACGGTACGCCTGGGCGAGGGAGACGTCCTCGACATTCAGCGCGAAGTGGAGATGGGCGGCGCCCTCCACTCCAAGGGGGTCATGATTCTCGCCTCCTTCCTGGGCGCGCGCTTCGCCCGCACGGCACCCCTCTCGCTCGCGGCGAGCCTCGTCTTCGAACAGACGTACGATTCTGTCGAAGGCGATAGCGCCTCGCTGGCCGAACTCTGTGCGCTGCTGTCGGCGCTCGCGGAAGTGCCGCTGCGGCAGTCGCTCGCCGTCACCGGATCCATCGACCAGCACGGCCGGGTGCAGGCAATCGGCGCCGTCAACGAGAAGATCGAGGGCTTCTTCGATCTTTGCGCGAAGCGTGGCCTCACCGGCGCGGAGGGCGTTCTGATCCCGGCGGCGAACGTCGATCAGTTGATGCTGCGCCAGGACGTCGTCGACGCCGCGCGCGAGGGCCGCTTCGCGGTCTATGCAGTAGCCACCGTCGACGAGGCCATCGAGCTCCTCACCGGCCTGCCGGCAGGCGCGCCCGACGCCCGCGGCGTGATGGCCGAGCACGGCATCAACGCCCGGGTGCAGACGCGGCTGCACGAGTTCTCCCTGGTGCGGCGCGATTTCGGGCGTCGCGGCAAGCATCGCTTCATGCGCCACCACGACTGA